A genomic window from Archaeoglobus profundus DSM 5631 includes:
- a CDS encoding DUF3368 domain-containing protein encodes MIWIFNSMPLIYLSKVSLSWVFEELKGEKLIPETVYHEVVVKGKEKGEVDAFIVDELIGKGVFKVVKVEPVDWLKEVKELHRGEIEVLSLAKETNGIAITDDSIAREVGELLGVKVYGTLYLIFLMLKEGEIDKRTTIDKVNQMIKKGFRLSAEVYSEFLKLINSIN; translated from the coding sequence GTGATCTGGATATTCAACTCGATGCCATTAATTTACTTGAGCAAGGTAAGCTTAAGCTGGGTATTCGAAGAGCTTAAGGGTGAGAAACTAATCCCGGAAACGGTATACCATGAAGTAGTCGTTAAGGGTAAGGAGAAGGGAGAGGTTGATGCTTTCATAGTTGATGAGCTGATAGGTAAGGGAGTTTTCAAGGTCGTTAAAGTTGAACCGGTAGATTGGCTAAAAGAGGTTAAAGAATTACATAGAGGTGAGATAGAGGTTTTATCTTTGGCAAAAGAAACTAATGGGATTGCAATAACCGATGACAGTATAGCGAGAGAGGTTGGAGAGCTTTTAGGCGTGAAAGTTTACGGGACGCTCTACCTGATATTTCTCATGCTGAAAGAAGGTGAGATCGATAAGAGAACTACCATAGACAAAGTCAATCAGATGATCAAAAAGGGGTTTAGGCTGAGTGCGGAGGTCTACTCTGAGTTCTTAAAGCTGATAAACAGTATTAATTAA
- a CDS encoding DUF3368 domain-containing protein: protein MPVVNSSPLIYLGKVGKLYLLRELYGSLKIPSAVYREVVIKGEEKEFEDALRVRAEIGKFLFVHEPKVETVNSIKEHLKKLNFRLSLGEIECIALCLDTNDRIFLSDDDDAKKFAKMYGIDGKGTIYILLKSYKEGILSKRECIETFESIVKKGFWVNAEVANLFYRTLDRISNP from the coding sequence ATGCCCGTAGTGAATTCATCTCCCCTTATATATCTGGGAAAGGTTGGAAAGTTGTATTTGTTAAGGGAGCTCTATGGCTCACTGAAAATTCCATCCGCTGTTTACCGTGAAGTTGTAATAAAAGGTGAAGAAAAAGAATTTGAGGATGCTTTAAGAGTTAGAGCGGAAATAGGCAAATTCTTATTCGTACACGAGCCTAAGGTAGAAACAGTAAATAGTATCAAAGAGCATCTAAAGAAACTAAATTTTCGATTGAGCTTGGGAGAAATTGAATGTATTGCACTGTGTTTGGACACTAACGATAGAATATTCCTGTCAGATGATGACGATGCAAAGAAATTTGCCAAGATGTATGGAATCGACGGAAAAGGAACGATATACATACTCCTTAAGTCTTATAAAGAGGGAATTTTAAGCAAAAGGGAATGTATCGAGACTTTTGAGAGTATCGTTAAAAAGGGTTTTTGGGTTAATGCTGAGGTTGCTAACCTCTTCTACAGAACCCTTGATAGAATCTCAAATCCATAA
- a CDS encoding DUF3368 domain-containing protein, protein MKEVLVDEKPARFVAKLLGLKPRGTIFVLLKALEGGLIDFDEFLDTLDELIRHGFRIKEDVIIEAIRKAKELQK, encoded by the coding sequence GTGAAGGAAGTCCTAGTCGATGAAAAGCCAGCAAGATTTGTCGCAAAACTCCTCGGCTTGAAACCAAGGGGAACAATATTCGTCCTATTGAAGGCTTTGGAGGGAGGTTTAATCGATTTCGATGAATTTTTGGATACTCTTGACGAGCTAATAAGACATGGTTTTAGGATAAAAGAGGATGTTATCATCGAAGCAATAAGAAAAGCGAAAGAGTTACAGAAATAG
- a CDS encoding DNA replication complex GINS family protein produces MKLPYEYSERFYRILDIYEQTREGKLVPLDKQFWEDVEAEVRKLKRDLELHSDDDTAYGQVLDAYATLTSVVRRIIDARIYKIFMFIFRRLNPPTELSEPELQLYHDLKALIEDFKAKLVPSLFAVERSESEDKEV; encoded by the coding sequence ATGAAGCTACCGTACGAGTATAGTGAGAGGTTTTACAGGATTCTCGATATTTACGAGCAAACACGAGAAGGAAAATTGGTGCCACTAGACAAGCAATTCTGGGAGGATGTAGAGGCTGAAGTGAGGAAGCTAAAGAGGGACTTGGAGCTCCATTCTGACGATGATACCGCTTACGGTCAAGTTTTGGACGCTTATGCTACTTTGACTAGTGTTGTTAGAAGAATCATTGATGCTAGGATTTACAAGATCTTTATGTTTATTTTCAGGAGGCTTAATCCTCCGACTGAGCTTAGTGAACCAGAGCTTCAGCTCTATCACGATTTGAAGGCTCTTATTGAGGATTTCAAGGCCAAGCTCGTTCCTTCTCTTTTTGCCGTTGAGAGGAGTGAGTCAGAGGATAAGGAGGTGTGA
- a CDS encoding UPF0175 family protein: MSVISVRPTPDLERKIKKLIEFEKADKSSIVRRALEKGLNEELKRLALNLYIERKVSLAKAAEIAEISIRDMIELIKERGISLNITVEDLRKDFEEAMK; the protein is encoded by the coding sequence ATGAGTGTAATCTCCGTTAGACCCACTCCCGACTTAGAGAGAAAGATTAAGAAGCTAATAGAATTTGAGAAAGCCGATAAATCATCGATAGTCAGAAGAGCTTTAGAGAAAGGGCTCAACGAAGAGCTCAAGAGATTAGCCTTAAACCTATACATTGAGAGGAAAGTCTCGCTGGCGAAAGCGGCTGAGATTGCTGAAATATCGATAAGAGACATGATCGAACTAATCAAGGAAAGGGGAATATCGCTTAACATAACCGTTGAAGACTTGAGGAAGGATTTTGAGGAGGCGATGAAGTGA
- a CDS encoding ATP-binding protein — protein MAIIPRRELEDALKDYKWLLIYGRRKTGKTFYVRERAKYDRYFITTRNKTLVDVDKGEEFTQREFQKILPLLIREERIVIDEFHRLDEPIFSTLQALSGRGRIILITSTMHYFRNLIKSPLLGLLELKEVGLVDPRDAIAFAHRLGLRGKDLLEVACIVREPWLAQKVERYRRKVIEHIKEELKVYVPYLIGEVFTEEDVELTTRYSAILSSIANGKVYSSEISSYLFSRGLIDKDNPGLISQYLRNLIQMGLIKAIPVEGRRRKAFQYRHVSPITDFAYYLNEKYGFFEADIDENRVKMIFAERIPKYMEWFFEDFLVKIFGLQPVKIAKPELEVDIALREYKRIKVVAEVKWKKNIDEKELRSIEEKLSKFNARRILIVPCKDSLKRFPEDVEVWDWSDFLEMLK, from the coding sequence ATGGCGATTATACCAAGGAGAGAGCTCGAAGACGCTTTGAAGGATTACAAGTGGCTACTTATATACGGAAGAAGGAAAACGGGAAAAACATTTTACGTAAGGGAGAGGGCAAAATACGATAGATACTTCATAACCACGAGGAATAAGACACTCGTAGACGTTGATAAGGGGGAAGAATTTACCCAAAGAGAATTTCAAAAGATTTTACCCTTATTGATTAGAGAGGAAAGAATCGTAATTGACGAATTTCACAGACTTGACGAGCCCATATTTTCAACATTACAGGCTTTAAGTGGAAGGGGTAGAATAATTTTGATCACTTCCACAATGCATTACTTCAGAAACCTAATCAAAAGTCCGTTACTTGGACTACTCGAACTGAAAGAAGTTGGTTTAGTCGATCCAAGAGATGCTATAGCATTTGCACATCGACTTGGTTTAAGAGGAAAGGACTTGTTGGAAGTAGCGTGCATAGTTAGAGAGCCTTGGCTCGCTCAAAAGGTTGAAAGGTACAGGAGAAAGGTCATAGAACACATAAAAGAAGAGTTGAAAGTTTACGTTCCCTACCTAATAGGAGAAGTATTCACCGAAGAGGATGTTGAGCTGACTACGAGATACTCAGCAATATTAAGTTCTATAGCAAATGGCAAGGTGTACTCCTCGGAAATCTCAAGCTACTTGTTTTCAAGAGGTTTAATCGATAAGGACAATCCAGGATTAATCTCCCAATATCTGCGAAACCTCATTCAAATGGGACTGATTAAGGCTATACCCGTTGAAGGTAGGAGGAGAAAAGCCTTTCAGTATCGCCATGTGTCCCCTATCACAGATTTTGCGTATTATCTGAACGAAAAATACGGATTTTTCGAGGCGGATATAGACGAAAATAGGGTTAAGATGATTTTCGCCGAACGGATTCCTAAGTATATGGAATGGTTCTTTGAAGATTTTTTGGTTAAGATCTTTGGATTACAACCCGTAAAGATTGCAAAGCCTGAACTCGAAGTAGACATAGCCCTAAGAGAGTATAAAAGGATAAAAGTCGTTGCAGAGGTCAAATGGAAGAAAAACATTGACGAAAAAGAACTTAGAAGTATTGAGGAAAAGTTATCAAAGTTTAATGCAAGGAGAATTTTAATCGTCCCATGCAAAGATTCTCTAAAAAGATTCCCAGAAGATGTTGAAGTGTGGGATTGGTCAGATTTCTTAGAAATGCTTAAATAA
- a CDS encoding amidohydrolase, translated as MTKNVAFVNGKIYKSFKPKEVISAIVVVNGRVVYAGSDERALKIAESLDAEVVDLKGRVVLPGFIDSHIHLDELGIYLNSLDLRGVRSIDELRRRLKEHAEKTESEWIVGYGWDQELLKRYPTRWDLDEVVDDRPVLLSRFCLHAGVLNTKAMEICNLLDSESPYVMRNERGAIGVVVEDAYTTAVNKFRESLKPEDYEKFIESAMRHVLSHGVTAVGFVICSGKSFKALERLRAKRKLKLRVFVYFKDPEITEFGVSRGFGEEFLKINGVKIIADGSLGARTAWLSERYEDEDTCGFPIISKDKLEKIAKNVHEANLQLAIHGIGDRTIDMILDVYQEHNAKIARHRIEHASVLRDDQVERIAKLGIVVSAQPHFIMSDWWVVRRVGRKRAKWVYRLKSLIEKGIVVGFGTDAPVEPVNPWETIYSAVTRGKCEGLELYKLTKNESLTVEDALYCYTYGSAYLLFEEQNLGTLEVSKFADFVVVDRDPFEVNERDLINIRVLETYIGGNRVYP; from the coding sequence ATTACAAAAAACGTAGCATTTGTAAATGGAAAGATCTACAAGTCATTTAAACCGAAAGAAGTAATTTCAGCCATAGTTGTAGTTAATGGAAGAGTTGTTTACGCTGGAAGTGATGAGAGGGCTCTGAAAATTGCAGAGTCTCTTGATGCAGAGGTTGTAGATTTAAAAGGTAGGGTAGTATTGCCGGGCTTCATCGATTCGCACATACATCTCGACGAGCTTGGAATCTACTTGAATTCACTCGATTTAAGAGGTGTTAGAAGTATAGATGAGCTTAGGAGAAGGCTTAAGGAACACGCAGAAAAGACTGAGTCTGAGTGGATCGTTGGATACGGATGGGATCAAGAGTTGTTAAAACGATATCCAACGAGATGGGATCTGGATGAAGTTGTTGATGATAGACCCGTTTTGCTTTCAAGGTTCTGTCTTCACGCTGGAGTTTTGAATACTAAGGCTATGGAGATTTGCAATCTTTTAGATTCAGAGTCTCCTTACGTTATGAGAAACGAAAGAGGGGCTATAGGGGTTGTCGTAGAAGATGCCTATACAACTGCAGTAAATAAGTTTAGGGAGAGCCTGAAGCCTGAAGATTACGAGAAGTTTATCGAATCTGCCATGAGACACGTTCTATCACATGGTGTTACGGCTGTAGGCTTTGTAATCTGTAGTGGAAAGTCGTTTAAGGCTTTGGAGAGGTTAAGGGCTAAAAGAAAGCTAAAATTGAGAGTGTTTGTTTACTTTAAAGACCCTGAAATCACCGAGTTTGGAGTCAGCAGGGGATTTGGAGAAGAATTTCTGAAGATTAACGGTGTTAAAATCATAGCAGATGGATCTTTAGGTGCGAGGACTGCGTGGCTTTCAGAACGGTATGAAGACGAAGATACGTGCGGTTTTCCGATTATAAGCAAAGACAAACTTGAAAAAATAGCTAAAAACGTTCACGAAGCGAACCTCCAGCTGGCAATTCATGGAATTGGAGATAGAACAATAGATATGATTCTCGATGTGTATCAAGAGCACAACGCTAAGATTGCAAGGCATAGGATTGAACACGCTTCAGTATTGAGGGATGATCAGGTTGAAAGGATTGCCAAACTTGGCATTGTTGTATCGGCACAACCACACTTTATCATGAGCGACTGGTGGGTCGTAAGGAGGGTCGGTCGAAAGAGGGCTAAATGGGTCTATCGCCTCAAAAGCTTGATTGAAAAAGGAATAGTTGTAGGATTTGGAACCGATGCTCCTGTGGAGCCGGTTAATCCTTGGGAAACTATCTATTCAGCCGTGACTCGTGGCAAATGTGAAGGACTAGAACTCTATAAATTAACTAAAAACGAGAGTCTTACGGTCGAGGATGCTCTCTACTGCTACACCTACGGCTCAGCCTACCTGCTGTTCGAAGAACAAAACCTCGGGACGCTTGAAGTAAGCAAATTTGCCGATTTCGTCGTAGTTGACAGAGACCCGTTTGAAGTTAACGAACGAGATTTAATAAATATAAGGGTGCTGGAAACATACATTGGAGGTAATAGAGTTTACCCATAG
- a CDS encoding UPF0175 family protein: MKVVTLRVPEDMLKKIDEIAKKEGIEKSEVIRELLKIELRNKLVENALKAYRERKVSMWKAAKIAGLSLWKFIEILRERGIEIQYGIRDLEEDLS, encoded by the coding sequence ATGAAGGTTGTGACGCTAAGAGTTCCAGAAGACATGCTTAAGAAGATAGATGAAATAGCAAAAAAGGAAGGGATAGAAAAATCTGAAGTTATTAGGGAACTTCTGAAGATTGAGCTAAGAAATAAACTCGTAGAGAATGCTTTAAAGGCGTATAGGGAAAGAAAGGTTTCGATGTGGAAAGCTGCTAAAATAGCCGGACTAAGCTTGTGGAAATTCATTGAGATTTTAAGAGAAAGGGGCATCGAAATTCAATACGGTATTAGAGACTTAGAGGAAGATCTATCCTGA
- a CDS encoding UPF0175 family protein — translation MSLKVSAFEKEVSVLLKKYSEEELLKEAIRALFEVNPQLKLEVAVELYKDGEISLEKAAEIASMGVVEFREIISRKFGREVDSKGMEERVKKLEKYL, via the coding sequence ATGAGTTTGAAGGTATCAGCATTTGAGAAGGAGGTTAGTGTGCTATTAAAAAAGTATTCTGAGGAAGAATTGCTTAAGGAAGCGATAAGGGCGTTGTTTGAAGTTAATCCGCAACTTAAGTTGGAGGTAGCTGTAGAGCTTTACAAGGATGGAGAAATTTCGCTGGAAAAGGCAGCCGAGATAGCCAGTATGGGTGTTGTAGAATTTAGAGAAATCATTAGTCGAAAGTTTGGACGGGAGGTAGATTCTAAGGGTATGGAAGAGCGTGTAAAGAAGTTGGAAAAGTACTTATGA
- a CDS encoding UPF0175 family protein yields the protein MKVKTIRLGEDKIQEIERIAKEEGKLVSEVLREIVDKGLKEYKIERAIEKYQRGLLSQGAAAEEAGLTIQEFHQELKKRGFTLRMDVELIKAELDDL from the coding sequence ATGAAAGTTAAGACGATCAGGTTGGGAGAAGATAAGATTCAGGAGATAGAAAGGATAGCTAAAGAAGAGGGAAAGCTAGTTTCAGAGGTTTTGCGAGAGATTGTTGATAAGGGACTCAAGGAGTACAAAATTGAGAGAGCAATTGAGAAGTATCAGAGGGGATTACTCTCTCAAGGAGCTGCTGCTGAAGAAGCAGGATTAACAATACAAGAATTTCATCAAGAGCTGAAGAAGAGAGGATTTACACTTAGAATGGATGTAGAACTTATTAAAGCAGAATTGGATGATCTCTAA
- a CDS encoding recombinase family protein: MDAVAYIRVSTDEQNPQGQLQVLEQYAKNKGYKIIKIFEENISGSVSPLERPIFREMLNFCKRNNIKVIIMYDLTRFYRAKSPLEALNLLKELSKDVFIDFAREPQIEDPFLKDLWDFIKSWFASYERAQISMRTKYGIMRVKNEGRLYHRPSILHYFASILFNKDISELTKEDLERAKTQFVAIVSKYWYDKRFKKHQIAEILKDYETIFKKLYEKYPHAPTSYQVFWKIMSGK; the protein is encoded by the coding sequence ATGGACGCAGTAGCCTACATCAGAGTCAGCACAGACGAACAAAACCCACAAGGACAACTACAAGTTCTTGAGCAATACGCTAAAAACAAAGGGTATAAAATAATAAAAATATTTGAAGAAAATATTAGCGGTAGCGTGTCACCCCTAGAAAGACCCATTTTTAGAGAAATGCTGAACTTCTGCAAAAGGAACAATATTAAAGTCATAATCATGTACGATCTTACGAGGTTTTATCGTGCCAAAAGCCCACTAGAAGCGTTAAACCTCCTCAAAGAACTGTCAAAAGACGTATTCATAGACTTTGCCAGAGAACCCCAAATCGAAGATCCCTTCTTAAAAGATCTCTGGGACTTTATCAAATCGTGGTTCGCCAGCTATGAGAGAGCTCAGATCTCAATGAGAACAAAATACGGTATAATGAGAGTTAAAAACGAAGGTCGCCTCTACCACAGACCTTCCATCTTACATTACTTCGCATCTATCCTTTTCAACAAAGATATAAGCGAATTGACCAAAGAAGACTTGGAAAGGGCAAAAACCCAATTCGTAGCCATCGTATCCAAGTACTGGTATGATAAACGGTTCAAAAAGCATCAAATAGCGGAAATACTAAAAGATTACGAGACAATATTCAAAAAGCTCTACGAGAAGTATCCTCACGCTCCAACAAGCTATCAGGTATTCTGGAAGATTATGAGTGGTAAATGA
- a CDS encoding UPF0175 family protein — protein MGVTLTTRVDERLAKLIDEIAKEEGMDRSTVMRRFLAKAVRDWLIEKSLKDYEEGKITLWQAAERCGLSLWEMIEEVRSRGVHIPYTLEDLKEDVEDL, from the coding sequence ATGGGAGTAACGTTGACGACAAGGGTTGACGAAAGACTTGCGAAGCTTATCGACGAGATAGCCAAGGAGGAGGGGATGGATCGATCGACAGTCATGAGACGATTTTTAGCCAAGGCCGTGAGGGATTGGCTGATCGAAAAGAGTCTGAAGGATTATGAAGAAGGTAAGATAACACTATGGCAAGCTGCTGAAAGATGTGGTCTATCCCTTTGGGAGATGATTGAGGAAGTCAGGAGTAGAGGTGTACACATTCCCTATACGTTGGAAGATTTGAAGGAGGATGTTGAAGACTTATAA
- a CDS encoding Cdc6/Cdc18 family protein: MVTNGGYKKIFKSRLALAHHYVPDRLLYREEEINKLRLYLSFALEGDTPPNVVLFGHTGTGKTAVVKFVLRELRERLETDDVLFGYAVASTSPAKTLADVLTDMGVGVKHYRGQLLWEVLDVFKDATRGRIAVVIIDEIDKLIYAGKSEELLYHLTRTIGVSIVAISNKLFLEGKISDVRVLSSWRPRKILFNPYDAEQLRDILEYRASLGFEEGVLEDDVIPYVSAVTVQNGGDVRFGLDVLLTAGDLAIERGVEKIDVDLAKEAVREVEDKYVLDSINKMTDYEKLLLLVVLVNDFISPSEAYQKCNELIEKKIFEGLEKKAYRTWALYRNKLELMGFVELVKKGQGLGRGWRYFIKFPECYDKYTVLQALIGSLPLVNRDNGDTLIQLARVLPRR, encoded by the coding sequence GTGGTTACTAATGGAGGGTATAAGAAGATTTTCAAGAGTAGGCTTGCATTAGCACATCACTACGTACCAGACAGGCTATTATACAGGGAGGAAGAAATTAACAAGTTGAGATTATACTTGAGCTTCGCGTTGGAGGGGGATACGCCACCAAACGTCGTGCTCTTTGGTCACACGGGCACGGGTAAGACGGCAGTAGTGAAGTTCGTTTTAAGAGAGTTAAGAGAAAGACTTGAAACTGACGATGTTTTATTCGGTTACGCTGTAGCCTCAACATCTCCTGCGAAAACGCTCGCGGATGTGCTAACGGACATGGGTGTTGGCGTAAAGCACTATAGAGGGCAACTGTTGTGGGAAGTGCTGGACGTTTTTAAAGATGCTACGAGGGGGAGGATTGCTGTAGTCATCATAGATGAAATTGACAAGCTGATTTATGCTGGTAAGTCGGAAGAACTACTTTATCATCTAACGAGGACGATAGGTGTGAGTATTGTAGCTATTTCAAACAAGCTGTTCTTAGAGGGTAAGATTTCGGATGTGAGGGTTTTATCGTCTTGGAGACCACGAAAGATTCTCTTCAACCCCTATGATGCTGAACAGTTGAGGGATATATTGGAATACCGTGCGAGTTTGGGTTTTGAGGAGGGTGTTTTGGAAGACGATGTGATACCGTACGTTTCAGCGGTGACAGTACAAAATGGTGGTGATGTCCGCTTTGGTTTGGATGTACTGCTTACCGCTGGCGATCTCGCGATAGAGAGGGGAGTAGAAAAGATTGACGTGGATTTGGCTAAGGAGGCTGTAAGAGAAGTCGAAGACAAGTACGTACTAGATAGCATTAACAAAATGACAGACTACGAGAAGCTGTTATTGTTGGTTGTTCTCGTTAACGATTTCATATCGCCTTCAGAAGCGTATCAAAAGTGTAATGAACTAATTGAAAAGAAGATCTTCGAGGGTTTGGAAAAGAAAGCGTATAGAACGTGGGCTTTGTACAGGAACAAGCTTGAACTCATGGGTTTCGTGGAGTTAGTTAAGAAAGGCCAAGGCTTGGGGAGAGGGTGGAGATATTTCATAAAGTTTCCGGAATGTTATGATAAGTATACTGTCTTGCAAGCATTGATCGGGTCTCTACCATTGGTGAACAGGGATAATGGGGACACTTTGATTCAGCTTGCAAGAGTGCTACCACGAAGATAG
- a CDS encoding Cdc6/Cdc18 family protein, translating to MRGNWKRYDKSVERFVKLLEMRKELEARIFKARGWSTYLSYDYLPQNPKYRVEEVVEISSRISDLIRNRVTGNLIIHGGPGTGKTMSFLIAKRVVEDYLKEEGVKDYEIVYVVARGKWSALLYSICRYLGLDVPERGISLLKYFELIEGAAEESYLHICIDNFDTLLQQEPKVRARATTEQMLHLMTKTPNMSFTIITSRVNLIKEIADSSVLSLLDTLNAIYFKPYTFEQCKNILLERVRLVFADGVFDEEALDVLAFHVAREGGDIRRGLNLLRFCGEYLVKKGLTRVDSELIKHLIDKYDVRGGGQQLIDALSLSDKLVLVAIYQLMKELGSDVVHTNDVFERQDYYHRVMGLPSIGKNSFSTYLTRLSTLGVIEIKRKRGWGARSPKVFVRLNCPSNAVKYLIENDPDLGPVREVLMSSSGEGGGSE from the coding sequence ATGAGGGGGAATTGGAAGAGGTATGACAAGTCGGTTGAACGCTTCGTGAAATTGCTTGAGATGAGGAAAGAGTTGGAGGCACGGATTTTCAAAGCGCGTGGTTGGTCTACATACTTGTCTTACGACTATCTTCCACAAAACCCGAAGTATAGGGTAGAAGAGGTTGTTGAGATCAGTTCACGGATTTCTGATCTGATAAGGAACAGGGTAACGGGAAATCTGATCATTCACGGTGGTCCAGGGACAGGCAAGACGATGTCTTTCTTGATTGCGAAGAGAGTTGTTGAAGATTATTTGAAAGAAGAAGGGGTTAAGGATTACGAGATTGTCTATGTTGTTGCGAGGGGCAAGTGGTCGGCTTTGCTTTATTCGATCTGTCGTTATCTTGGGTTGGATGTACCTGAGAGGGGGATATCGCTTCTCAAGTATTTTGAATTGATTGAAGGGGCGGCGGAGGAGTCTTATCTTCACATTTGTATTGACAATTTTGACACTCTTCTCCAGCAGGAGCCGAAAGTTCGCGCGAGGGCGACTACTGAGCAGATGTTGCATCTTATGACGAAAACCCCTAACATGAGTTTTACGATTATTACTAGTAGGGTTAACTTGATTAAAGAGATTGCTGATTCGAGTGTTCTCAGTTTGCTTGATACTTTGAATGCTATCTATTTCAAGCCTTATACTTTTGAGCAGTGCAAGAATATCTTGCTTGAGAGGGTTCGGTTGGTTTTTGCTGATGGTGTTTTTGACGAGGAGGCTCTCGATGTGCTTGCGTTTCATGTTGCTAGGGAAGGGGGTGATATTCGCAGAGGGTTGAATTTGTTGAGGTTCTGTGGTGAGTATTTGGTGAAGAAGGGTCTGACGCGTGTTGATTCGGAGCTGATAAAGCATTTGATCGACAAGTACGATGTTAGGGGTGGCGGACAGCAGTTGATTGACGCTTTATCGCTATCTGATAAGCTCGTGCTCGTAGCTATATACCAGCTAATGAAAGAGTTGGGGTCGGATGTTGTGCACACTAATGATGTGTTCGAGCGGCAGGATTATTATCACCGGGTTATGGGTTTGCCCAGTATTGGTAAGAATTCTTTTTCCACGTATCTTACTCGACTTTCTACGCTTGGAGTCATAGAGATAAAGAGGAAGCGGGGATGGGGCGCGCGTAGTCCTAAAGTGTTTGTACGTCTTAACTGTCCGTCTAATGCTGTCAAATATTTGATTGAGAACGATCCGGACTTGGGGCCTGTAAGAGAGGTCTTGATGAGTTCTAGTGGTGAAGGAGGTGGCTCAGAGTGA
- a CDS encoding HAD family hydrolase, which produces MKYSRMSVNFAVLWDLDGTLIDTTDLHVYAFIEALREMGYNANEEHAKAFRQRIGKRFVDIIKEIFPAMREVEIERLKNIRRRIVLSRVDLIKPLPPSRLLPIVSSVCPTALITSSNRQFTENILNHFKWRSYFDVVITGDDVKHGKPNPEPVLLTLKKLGVSRGVLIGDTEYDRLCAVNAGIMFLPADKADDVLKILSSLDLRSS; this is translated from the coding sequence GTGAAATATAGTCGTATGAGTGTAAACTTTGCAGTTTTATGGGATTTGGACGGAACGCTCATAGATACTACAGACTTGCACGTATACGCATTTATCGAAGCTCTAAGAGAGATGGGATACAATGCCAATGAAGAACACGCGAAAGCGTTTAGGCAAAGGATAGGAAAACGCTTCGTGGATATAATTAAAGAAATATTCCCAGCTATGCGGGAAGTTGAGATTGAGAGGTTAAAGAATATTCGTAGGAGGATTGTTCTCTCACGAGTTGATCTAATAAAGCCACTTCCACCTTCACGATTACTACCAATCGTTTCCAGTGTGTGTCCAACAGCGCTGATTACATCGTCAAATAGACAGTTTACAGAGAATATCTTAAATCATTTCAAATGGAGATCGTACTTTGACGTTGTAATCACGGGAGACGATGTGAAGCATGGTAAGCCCAATCCAGAACCAGTTCTCCTCACACTCAAAAAACTTGGCGTTTCACGAGGAGTTCTAATCGGAGATACTGAATACGATCGTTTGTGTGCCGTCAACGCTGGAATCATGTTTCTACCAGCCGATAAGGCAGATGACGTGCTGAAAATCCTGTCCTCATTGGATCTTCGCTCTTCTTAG